The proteins below are encoded in one region of Neoasaia chiangmaiensis:
- a CDS encoding cation:proton antiporter: MDTITLIAVLLTLSTLLSMANHHTLRLPMTIGVLVFSLLLSMLVMVLNPLIPAYDLQAWPRTALRLINLPQALLNGALCFLLFAGAMQVNLAHLRARLASVAALAVLGTILSVVFLAAAVWLLCSLLERPIPFSWCVVLGAILAPTDPVSVVGMLKRLGLPGPLQAVFAGESLFNDGVGVVIFGVTIGLATGDRHDLVWTDMAVAFCREAIGGGLLGAVTGWIALRLLRAQRDAHIDLLISLALATGTFSMANRFGMSGPIAVVVAGLCFGARNDGATVEPASRGELDSAWNLIDEVLNVLLFLLIGLQILDVTPDGTAMLMTAIVIPLSLGARCLSVLFSTLPGYLLHWDRGRMLGVLTWGGLRGGISVSLALGLPPGELRALLLPICYGVVVFTIVVQGLTMERVARRLYPG, translated from the coding sequence ATGGATACCATTACCCTGATCGCCGTGCTCCTGACGCTGTCCACCCTGTTGAGCATGGCCAACCATCACACGCTCCGCCTGCCGATGACGATTGGCGTGCTGGTGTTTTCCCTGCTGCTGTCGATGCTGGTGATGGTGCTCAACCCGTTGATTCCCGCCTACGATTTGCAGGCGTGGCCGAGAACGGCGCTGCGCCTCATCAACCTGCCGCAGGCGCTGCTGAATGGCGCGCTGTGTTTCCTGCTTTTCGCCGGCGCGATGCAGGTGAACCTCGCGCATCTGCGCGCCCGTCTGGCCTCCGTCGCGGCGCTGGCTGTTCTGGGCACCATCCTCTCCGTCGTTTTTCTGGCGGCGGCGGTCTGGCTCCTGTGCTCCCTCCTTGAGCGGCCGATCCCGTTCAGCTGGTGCGTCGTGCTCGGGGCGATCCTTGCACCGACGGACCCGGTCTCGGTCGTGGGCATGTTGAAGCGTTTGGGGCTGCCGGGACCGTTACAGGCTGTTTTCGCCGGCGAAAGCCTGTTCAACGACGGGGTCGGCGTCGTGATCTTCGGTGTCACGATCGGTCTGGCGACGGGTGATCGTCACGATCTTGTCTGGACGGACATGGCCGTCGCCTTCTGCCGGGAAGCGATCGGCGGCGGCCTGCTGGGTGCCGTGACCGGATGGATCGCCCTGCGTCTTCTGCGTGCCCAGCGCGACGCGCATATCGATCTCCTGATTTCCCTCGCGCTCGCGACGGGGACTTTCAGCATGGCCAATCGCTTCGGCATGTCCGGGCCGATCGCCGTCGTGGTGGCGGGCCTGTGCTTCGGTGCCAGAAACGATGGCGCGACGGTCGAGCCTGCTTCCCGCGGGGAACTCGATTCGGCCTGGAACCTGATCGACGAGGTGCTGAACGTATTGTTGTTCCTGCTGATCGGCCTGCAGATCCTGGACGTAACGCCGGACGGAACGGCCATGCTGATGACGGCGATCGTCATCCCCTTGTCATTGGGCGCACGCTGCCTGAGCGTGCTGTTCTCGACGCTGCCGGGCTATCTCCTGCATTGGGACCGTGGCCGTATGCTGGGCGTCCTGACCTGGGGCGGCCTGCGTGGCGGTATTTCCGTCTCACTTGCGTTGGGATTGCCGCCGGGGGAGCTGCGGGCCCTCCTTCTGCCCATCTGTTACGGCGTCGTCGTGTTCACCATCGTCGTGCAGGGTCTGACGATGGAACGTGTCGCGCGCCGACTCTACCCCGGCTGA
- a CDS encoding DsbA family protein, producing MTETNWRADPLVWGHGDLTFEVFLEPTCPFSVRAFGKLDDFLAEAGADRVTMKIRLQSQPWHMFSGVLTRCILAASTLDGGRETAKRVMAAIGAHREAFEFEHHAGGPNMNATPNDIIARLERYSGVALHAAFAIPDLDRAIKWHCQYARQNGVHVSPTFMVDGLIQNDIGSGDSVADWVAKLPNRAA from the coding sequence ATGACTGAGACGAACTGGCGTGCGGATCCACTTGTATGGGGACACGGCGATCTGACGTTCGAGGTTTTTCTGGAGCCGACCTGTCCGTTCTCCGTCCGCGCTTTCGGCAAGCTCGACGATTTTCTCGCCGAAGCCGGGGCCGATCGCGTCACGATGAAAATCCGCCTGCAATCGCAACCATGGCACATGTTCTCCGGCGTGCTGACGCGCTGCATCCTGGCGGCTTCGACGCTGGACGGCGGCAGGGAAACGGCCAAACGCGTCATGGCGGCGATCGGAGCGCATCGCGAGGCGTTCGAATTCGAGCATCATGCCGGTGGCCCGAACATGAACGCCACGCCGAACGATATCATCGCCCGGCTCGAACGATATAGCGGCGTCGCGTTGCATGCGGCATTCGCCATTCCCGATCTCGATCGCGCCATCAAATGGCACTGCCAATACGCGCGGCAGAACGGTGTTCACGTCTCCCCGACATTCATGGTCGACGGACTGATCCAGAATGACATCGGCAGCGGAGATTCCGTGGCCGACTGGGTGGCGAAGCTGCCGAACCGGGCTGCATGA
- a CDS encoding helix-hairpin-helix domain-containing protein, which yields MSAAARAHPLLALRNIGKAALADFRILGITTVEQLATQDADTLYVALCRKTGTRHDPCVHDVFAAAIHQARTGEALNWWQFTPARRDRQQRGDFPAV from the coding sequence ATGTCTGCTGCCGCTCGCGCCCACCCACTTCTCGCACTGCGCAATATTGGCAAGGCGGCGCTGGCGGATTTCAGGATTCTGGGCATCACCACCGTCGAGCAACTGGCGACGCAGGATGCCGACACGCTTTACGTGGCGCTCTGCCGCAAGACCGGCACGCGTCACGATCCGTGCGTGCATGACGTGTTCGCCGCCGCCATCCATCAGGCACGCACGGGCGAGGCGCTGAACTGGTGGCAGTTCACGCCGGCGCGCCGCGACCGTCAACAACGGGGCGATTTCCCCGCTGTCTGA
- a CDS encoding ABC transporter permease: protein MSSPRKIWASLRLQIIVISALMLRELHTRFGRENLGYLWIIGEPILFCAGVAIAWTAIRPAHEHGLQTTAVVVTGYVPLTMWRHCLMVSIRAFEANGSLLFHRQVTPLDIILSRSLLEISGTLIAGLIVCYGAILLGYMLPPQNWALLYTGLIYQCFFSFATALLVASLSQRSEIVEKSVSVFSYLSLPFSGAFSLCSWLPEPARKFLLWSPSVNNIEMIRGGQFGDTIHPYYNMLYDAYITFFLVLIGLSLTLRVRKFITIQ, encoded by the coding sequence ATGAGTTCTCCAAGAAAAATCTGGGCCTCTCTTCGATTACAGATAATTGTAATCAGCGCGCTCATGCTTCGGGAACTTCATACCCGCTTTGGTAGAGAAAACCTCGGATATCTGTGGATTATCGGAGAACCTATTCTATTCTGCGCGGGTGTTGCCATCGCTTGGACTGCCATACGCCCGGCACATGAACATGGATTGCAGACGACAGCAGTTGTTGTGACAGGATATGTACCACTTACAATGTGGCGCCATTGCCTGATGGTCTCAATAAGAGCCTTCGAAGCCAACGGCAGTCTTTTGTTTCACCGTCAGGTCACTCCATTGGATATCATTTTGTCTCGAAGCTTGCTAGAGATAAGCGGAACGCTAATAGCCGGCTTGATAGTGTGTTACGGGGCGATTTTACTTGGCTATATGCTCCCACCTCAAAATTGGGCGCTTTTGTACACAGGACTTATCTATCAATGCTTTTTTTCTTTTGCGACGGCGTTACTTGTCGCCTCTTTAAGCCAACGGTCGGAAATTGTAGAGAAATCAGTAAGTGTATTCTCTTATCTTTCTTTGCCTTTCTCAGGCGCCTTTTCCCTATGCAGTTGGCTTCCAGAACCTGCAAGAAAGTTTCTTCTATGGTCGCCATCCGTAAACAATATCGAAATGATTCGGGGGGGGCAATTTGGAGACACGATACACCCTTATTACAATATGCTATATGATGCATATATAACCTTCTTCCTTGTACTTATTGGCCTTTCCCTTACGTTGAGAGTTCGGAAATTTATAACAATACAGTGA
- a CDS encoding TetR/AcrR family transcriptional regulator translates to MSDAKKSARRPRRDGAENRRKLIEATKAAFSAGEHDVRMDEIARRAGVGVGTLYRHFPNRDALIEAVYRAEVEKLADMARQLARTHAPLDALRAWMLVFVDYVAAKQLIAPALNVLVSGSCTLYQTTSDVITTAIDTLTARAVASGDLRADVEPMDLLRALVGVSNVAAAPDWAAGARRLVDILIAGSRSGAQP, encoded by the coding sequence TTGTCCGACGCGAAAAAATCCGCCCGGCGACCACGCCGCGATGGGGCGGAGAACCGCCGGAAACTGATCGAGGCCACGAAAGCGGCGTTTTCAGCGGGGGAGCACGATGTTCGCATGGACGAGATCGCGCGCCGCGCCGGTGTCGGCGTCGGGACACTTTATCGCCATTTCCCTAATCGGGACGCCCTGATCGAGGCTGTCTATCGTGCGGAGGTCGAAAAGCTGGCCGACATGGCCCGGCAGCTGGCCCGGACCCATGCCCCGCTCGATGCCCTACGCGCGTGGATGCTGGTGTTCGTCGACTACGTCGCGGCCAAGCAGCTCATCGCGCCGGCGCTCAACGTGCTGGTCAGTGGATCGTGCACGCTTTACCAGACGACAAGCGACGTGATTACGACGGCCATCGACACGCTGACGGCACGTGCCGTGGCCAGCGGCGATCTGCGGGCCGACGTGGAGCCGATGGACCTGCTGCGCGCGCTTGTCGGCGTCTCGAACGTGGCCGCCGCGCCCGACTGGGCGGCAGGGGCGCGGCGACTGGTGGACATCCTGATCGCCGGTTCGCGGTCAGGCGCGCAACCGTAG
- a CDS encoding LysE family translocator, translating to MTLHTWWLFAVTVFLLSGTPGPNMLHALSRSVHVGLRRSLAAMGGCLTALFLALVVSAAGVGTLLAAEPRLFDVIRYAGAAYLIYLGIKAWRAPVHDAPAATGETLATPGLSLRQLYRGGFLIGISNPKLLLFAAAFFPQFINRHAPSAPQFVILIATFMISEMFWLLTYGIGGQGVARVISGPGMKRLFNRVTGTIFMGFGGLLLRLRA from the coding sequence ATGACGCTGCATACGTGGTGGTTGTTCGCGGTCACCGTCTTTCTTCTTTCGGGCACGCCGGGGCCGAACATGTTGCATGCCCTGTCGCGCAGCGTGCATGTCGGCCTGCGCCGCAGTCTCGCCGCGATGGGCGGTTGCCTGACGGCGCTGTTCCTGGCGCTGGTGGTCTCCGCTGCCGGGGTCGGTACGCTTCTGGCTGCCGAGCCGCGCCTGTTCGACGTGATCCGTTATGCGGGCGCGGCCTATCTCATCTATCTCGGGATCAAGGCCTGGCGCGCGCCCGTGCACGATGCGCCTGCCGCGACAGGCGAGACGCTGGCGACGCCCGGGCTGTCTCTTCGCCAGCTTTATCGCGGCGGCTTCCTGATCGGGATCAGCAATCCCAAACTGCTCCTGTTCGCCGCTGCCTTCTTCCCGCAATTCATCAATCGTCACGCGCCATCCGCGCCGCAATTCGTCATTCTGATCGCGACCTTCATGATCAGCGAGATGTTCTGGCTCCTGACATACGGCATCGGTGGGCAGGGGGTGGCCCGTGTCATCTCCGGGCCAGGCATGAAGCGCCTGTTCAACCGTGTCACCGGCACCATCTTCATGGGATTCGGCGGGTTGCTGCTACGGTTGCGCGCCTGA
- a CDS encoding SDR family NAD(P)-dependent oxidoreductase produces MTQTFGATSTTDDVLGTVSLQGRRVLVTGVSAGLGIETARALAARGAHVIGTARDLAKADKTTDVVRQAAQDSGGGFEVVELDLADLASVRACADALNARGDAFDLIVANAGVMATPLGYTKDGFETQFGTNHLGHFVLVNRIAGLLRDGARLVNLASSGHRFADVDLDDPDFRTTEYAPFVAYGRSKTANILFAVAFDRRHRARGVRATAVHPGGIMTELARHMPAGQIEAMVAQINEQAAAEGQPPFQFKTVPQGAATSVWAGVVADADAVGAHYCENCHVSHIVPDDQPLGLMNEGVRAYALDPDRAEALWRKSEEMVGEKF; encoded by the coding sequence ATGACACAAACTTTCGGCGCGACATCCACGACCGACGACGTGCTCGGCACTGTCTCTCTCCAGGGCAGGCGTGTGCTTGTGACGGGGGTTTCCGCAGGGCTGGGGATCGAGACCGCACGGGCGCTCGCGGCACGCGGCGCGCACGTCATCGGCACGGCGCGCGATCTGGCGAAGGCCGATAAGACCACGGACGTCGTGCGGCAGGCCGCGCAGGACAGCGGCGGCGGCTTCGAGGTGGTCGAACTCGATCTGGCCGATCTCGCCAGCGTGCGCGCCTGCGCCGACGCCCTGAACGCACGCGGCGATGCCTTCGACCTGATCGTTGCCAATGCCGGTGTCATGGCGACGCCGCTCGGTTATACGAAGGATGGTTTCGAGACGCAGTTCGGCACCAACCATCTGGGCCATTTCGTTCTCGTGAACCGGATTGCCGGTCTGCTGCGCGATGGGGCGCGGCTGGTGAACCTCGCATCGTCCGGCCATCGCTTCGCCGATGTCGATCTCGATGACCCCGACTTCAGGACCACGGAATATGCGCCGTTCGTGGCCTATGGTCGTTCCAAGACCGCGAATATTCTTTTTGCCGTCGCGTTCGACCGGCGCCATCGCGCACGCGGCGTGCGCGCGACGGCCGTGCATCCCGGTGGCATCATGACCGAACTTGCGCGCCATATGCCGGCGGGCCAGATCGAGGCCATGGTGGCGCAGATCAACGAACAGGCGGCAGCGGAAGGCCAGCCGCCGTTCCAGTTCAAGACCGTGCCGCAGGGCGCGGCGACGTCCGTCTGGGCCGGCGTGGTGGCGGATGCCGATGCCGTCGGTGCGCATTACTGCGAGAACTGTCATGTCAGCCACATCGTGCCGGACGATCAGCCGCTCGGCCTGATGAACGAAGGCGTGCGGGCTTATGCGCTCGACCCGGACCGCGCCGAGGCGCTCTGGCGCAAGAGCGAGGAAATGGTCGGCGAAAAGTTCTGA